Proteins encoded together in one Helicobacter pylori window:
- the alr gene encoding alanine racemase, which produces MLKRASFVEVNTASLRHNFHAVKSIVPKDACVMAVVKANAYGAGALKASEIFLQEGANYLGVATLDEALELRSHFSKTPILILGYSPNANASMLVDNDLSAMVFSLEQAEVFSQMALKAKKRLKIHLKIDTGMHRLGLEPNFKSIEIIKKIRALKGLEVEGIFTHLSNADAKIKTHAKNQMKAFNAFLEQLLDQKIEFQYRHAYNSAGILSLCNGNENRFLNLYRPGIMLYGFYPSNEMKESSQTILKNVISLKAQIVQIKRVKKGEFIGYGEHFYTNEETLVGVLALGYADGLVRDLGNRIQVAINNQLAPLIGKVCMDQCFIKLNGIEAKEGDEVILFGDKSAKANDASEIATLLNTIPYEVISTLSKRLERVYV; this is translated from the coding sequence ATGTTAAAAAGGGCGAGTTTTGTAGAAGTGAATACCGCTTCTTTAAGGCATAATTTTCATGCAGTCAAAAGCATTGTCCCTAAAGACGCTTGTGTCATGGCGGTTGTTAAGGCGAACGCTTATGGGGCGGGGGCATTAAAAGCGAGCGAAATTTTTTTACAAGAAGGGGCTAATTATTTAGGGGTAGCGACCTTAGATGAAGCTTTAGAATTGCGCTCTCATTTTTCTAAAACCCCCATTTTGATTTTAGGTTATAGCCCTAACGCTAACGCTTCCATGCTAGTTGATAACGATTTGAGCGCTATGGTTTTTAGCCTTGAACAAGCGGAAGTTTTTTCTCAAATGGCTTTAAAAGCCAAAAAACGTTTAAAAATTCATCTCAAAATTGATACCGGCATGCACCGCTTGGGCTTGGAGCCTAATTTTAAAAGCATAGAAATCATTAAAAAAATCCGCGCTTTAAAGGGCTTGGAAGTGGAAGGGATATTCACGCATTTAAGCAACGCTGATGCTAAGATTAAAACCCATGCTAAAAACCAAATGAAAGCCTTTAACGCTTTTTTAGAGCAGCTTTTGGATCAAAAAATAGAGTTTCAATACCGCCATGCTTATAATTCCGCCGGTATCCTTTCTTTGTGTAATGGGAATGAAAACCGCTTTTTAAATCTCTATCGCCCAGGCATCATGCTCTATGGTTTTTACCCTTCTAATGAAATGAAAGAGTCGTCTCAAACGATATTAAAAAATGTTATCAGCCTGAAAGCCCAAATTGTTCAAATCAAACGAGTCAAAAAAGGCGAATTTATTGGCTACGGCGAGCATTTTTACACCAATGAAGAGACTTTAGTGGGCGTTTTAGCTCTAGGGTATGCGGACGGGTTGGTGCGCGATTTGGGCAATCGCATTCAAGTAGCGATCAATAACCAATTAGCCCCTCTTATTGGCAAGGTGTGCATGGATCAGTGCTTTATCAAACTCAATGGTATTGAAGCTAAAGAGGGCGATGAGGTCATTTTGTTTGGGGATAAAAGCGCTAAAGCTAATGACGCAAGCGAAATCGCCACGCTTTTAAACACCATTCCTTATGAAGTCATTAGCACTTTGTCCAAACGCTTGGAGCGCGTTTATGTGTGA
- a CDS encoding RidA family protein, which translates to MKEVIHSTLAPKAIGPYSQAIATNDLVFVSGQLGINATTGEFKGADIHSQTMQSMENIKAILKEANLGMDSVVKTTILLKSLDDFAVVNEIYGSYFTEPYPARATFQVAKLPKDALVEIEAIAIK; encoded by the coding sequence ATGAAAGAAGTCATCCATTCAACGCTAGCCCCAAAGGCTATAGGCCCTTACTCTCAAGCTATCGCCACTAACGATCTTGTTTTTGTCTCTGGGCAATTAGGCATTAATGCAACTACCGGCGAATTTAAAGGCGCGGACATTCATTCCCAAACCATGCAATCCATGGAAAATATCAAAGCGATTTTAAAAGAAGCTAATTTAGGGATGGATAGCGTGGTTAAAACGACTATTTTATTGAAAAGTTTAGACGATTTTGCTGTGGTGAATGAAATTTATGGGAGCTATTTTACAGAGCCTTATCCGGCTAGAGCGACTTTTCAAGTGGCTAAACTGCCTAAAGACGCTTTAGTAGAAATTGAAGCGATAGCCATTAAGTGA
- a CDS encoding Na+/H+ antiporter NhaC family protein, with translation MGLSALSLIVPLSVILMVVFTKRVALSLFTGILVSAVLMHSLHLSQLVEYIYHKITSVFYTYEPEKGFHFNLSNLYVFGFLIFLGVLSQVILKSGSVQNFVKKAKKYSKNAKTPEFIAFFSGIIIFVDDYFNALTVGQISKSLNDAHNSTRERLAYIIDSTSAPVCLLVPISSWGAYIMGIMNNDSSPLLKDSFSVLVQSLSSNYYAIFALIAVFLTILWQINLPSMRKYQNIGVKDFYSEQEESSPKLAPLSLLPLSILLLIVSISSLIFYTGVILKNTDASFSLFYGGLFSLIVTYLLAYRFLEKGSFLKLMFDGFKSVGPAILVLTLAWAIGPVIRDDAQTGLYLAQVSKGFLNSGGGVYMPLIFFLISGFIAFSTGTSWGAFAIMLPIGAGMANESDIILIVSAILSGAVYGDHTSPISDTTILSATGAGCSVQSHFITQLPYATIAMLCSAVSLGVASFMYSRSLAFLIGVALLVGVFYLLKRLYGEN, from the coding sequence GTGGGATTGTCAGCGTTAAGCCTTATTGTTCCTCTTAGCGTTATTTTAATGGTGGTTTTCACTAAAAGAGTCGCGCTCTCGTTATTTACAGGCATTTTAGTGAGCGCTGTTTTAATGCATTCGTTGCACCTTTCCCAACTCGTAGAATATATTTATCATAAAATCACTTCCGTTTTTTACACTTATGAGCCAGAAAAAGGGTTTCATTTCAATCTTTCCAACCTCTATGTTTTTGGGTTTTTAATCTTTTTAGGCGTCTTAAGCCAGGTGATTTTAAAATCCGGTAGCGTGCAGAACTTTGTCAAAAAAGCTAAAAAATACTCAAAAAACGCCAAAACCCCCGAATTTATCGCCTTTTTTTCAGGCATCATTATTTTTGTAGATGATTATTTTAACGCCCTAACCGTGGGGCAAATCTCAAAATCTTTAAACGACGCTCATAACTCCACACGAGAGCGCTTGGCCTATATCATAGACTCCACTTCAGCGCCGGTGTGTTTGTTAGTCCCTATTTCTAGCTGGGGGGCATATATCATGGGGATCATGAATAACGACAGCTCGCCCTTATTGAAAGATAGTTTTTCGGTGCTTGTGCAAAGTTTGAGCAGTAATTATTATGCGATTTTTGCGCTCATTGCGGTGTTTCTCACCATTTTATGGCAAATCAACCTCCCTAGCATGAGGAAGTATCAAAACATAGGCGTGAAGGATTTTTATAGCGAACAAGAAGAAAGCTCTCCAAAACTAGCCCCCTTGAGTTTGTTGCCTCTTTCTATTTTATTATTGATTGTGTCCATTTCATCATTGATTTTTTATACAGGAGTGATCTTAAAAAACACTGATGCGAGTTTTTCGCTCTTTTATGGAGGGCTGTTTTCGCTCATTGTTACTTATCTTTTGGCTTATAGGTTTTTAGAAAAAGGGAGTTTTTTAAAACTCATGTTTGATGGCTTTAAAAGTGTGGGGCCAGCGATACTAGTCTTAACGCTCGCTTGGGCTATTGGGCCTGTGATTAGAGACGACGCTCAAACGGGGCTTTACTTGGCGCAAGTGAGCAAGGGATTTTTAAATAGTGGGGGAGGCGTGTATATGCCTTTAATCTTTTTTTTAATCTCTGGGTTTATCGCCTTTTCTACCGGCACAAGCTGGGGAGCGTTTGCGATCATGCTGCCCATTGGAGCGGGCATGGCTAATGAAAGCGATATTATTTTGATTGTTTCAGCGATTCTCTCAGGGGCGGTTTATGGCGATCACACAAGCCCCATTTCTGACACGACTATATTATCGGCTACGGGGGCAGGGTGTTCGGTGCAAAGCCATTTCATCACGCAACTCCCTTATGCGACTATTGCGATGCTTTGCAGCGCGGTGAGTTTAGGGGTGGCAAGTTTTATGTATTCGCGCTCGCTCGCTTTTTTAATCGGTGTGGCTTTGCTTGTGGGGGTGTTTTATCTTTTAAAAAGGTTGTATGGTGAAAACTAA
- a CDS encoding LapA family protein, which produces MRFYIIFTFLFIVGFGVFVYSIDPQAYAFNLGSYSFNFPIAVWLMGVLGMFAFFSWVFLFKHNLSHKIRLYHEKRDFDKLLKQILSQDTQKTFLKTKFKSDLAKNLSQILARYDLKADLNTPNSGCEKVDNLFKHYHNIENNTLEPKDHAKHSLAYEHAYFSKRLKAFIHNDLKNAFEVLTNAQIPLELRRYAFIEIAQKGSKKEVLKALNAMQDNLDKECVKSFLKAFFEKSLNTDTLKISELCKKVGYDKNDYLKLAQKAQKFLVPDQWFQFFEILSQEDDKAQKAFLFVLLELEMNDLAKEHLAVLSFEEYMLLNAYMDLKQEHKKAYKLEAFL; this is translated from the coding sequence ATGCGTTTTTATATTATTTTTACATTTTTGTTCATTGTGGGTTTTGGTGTGTTTGTTTATAGTATTGATCCGCAAGCTTACGCCTTTAATTTAGGGAGCTACAGCTTTAATTTTCCCATTGCGGTATGGCTTATGGGCGTTTTGGGCATGTTCGCTTTTTTTTCATGGGTTTTTTTATTCAAGCACAATCTCAGCCATAAAATCCGCTTATACCATGAAAAAAGGGATTTTGACAAATTGCTCAAACAAATCCTATCCCAAGACACTCAAAAGACTTTTTTAAAAACGAAATTTAAAAGCGATCTCGCTAAAAATCTCTCTCAAATCTTAGCCCGCTATGATTTAAAGGCTGATTTAAACACGCCAAATAGCGGGTGCGAAAAAGTGGATAACCTTTTTAAGCATTACCACAATATAGAAAATAACACCCTTGAGCCTAAAGATCACGCTAAGCACTCTCTGGCCTATGAGCATGCTTATTTTTCTAAACGCTTGAAGGCTTTCATTCATAACGATTTAAAAAACGCCTTTGAAGTTTTAACAAACGCGCAAATCCCTTTGGAATTACGCCGCTACGCTTTTATAGAAATCGCCCAAAAAGGCAGCAAAAAAGAGGTTTTAAAGGCTTTGAATGCGATGCAAGATAACTTGGACAAAGAGTGCGTGAAGTCTTTTTTAAAAGCCTTTTTTGAAAAATCTTTAAACACAGACACTTTAAAAATTTCAGAGCTTTGCAAAAAGGTGGGTTATGACAAGAATGATTATTTAAAGCTCGCCCAAAAAGCGCAAAAATTTCTTGTCCCCGATCAATGGTTCCAGTTTTTTGAGATTTTAAGCCAAGAAGACGATAAAGCGCAAAAAGCCTTTTTATTCGTGTTGTTAGAATTAGAAATGAACGATCTCGCTAAGGAGCATCTAGCGGTTTTATCTTTTGAAGAATACATGCTTTTAAACGCTTACATGGATTTGAAACAAGAGCATAAAAAAGCTTATAAATTAGAAGCGTTTTTGTAG